In the genome of Xiphophorus hellerii strain 12219 chromosome 14, Xiphophorus_hellerii-4.1, whole genome shotgun sequence, the window gaggaggaggatctgtAGCCGTTTCATACAAGAACATCAGCAGAACAGAAAGACTAGGATCCAATGACAAATCCTGGTCATTATATTGTGACACAAACAGttacacattttatcacaacaacattaaaactCCACTAGAAcgtccagtttcctccagaataggagtgtacctggatcaTATAAAAGGTATTCTGTGTTTCTACAGCGTCTCTAAAACTATGACTCtgatccacagagtccagaccagattcactcaGCCTCTACATGCTGGGATTAGACTTTACTTCTCATTTTCCTGTCCTGATGGATCCTCTGCTGAGTTCATTAACCCAGAATAATCAGCACTGATTTGAAGTCCAATTggttaaaatgtgtattttagttTCCATTATTGTTTTGGAGAGATCATTGTAATGAAGActgaagctggttcagttgtggATAAACAATCACTCCAGGGTGTCGGGTTAGAACAGCTGAGATATATGTTCAGGTGAGTTAGTGAAAGAAGAGAATGTCCGAGTCCAGAATTGAGctttacttgtttttaattagctCTGGAGGTTCAGCCATGCATACAAgggcacgtgtgtgtgtgtgtgtgtgtgtgtggtttcctataaagataaacaaatacaaattatgaGAATTTATCTGTAAACCCTTTCACAAATAAACCTAATTTccacaaatgaataaatgtgttaatgTCTGACTATgagaatgtaaataataattatacatACATAGTAATAATAAACCCTGCAAATAATAGTGTCACACGATAAACATACAAGAGAAATAAGGCATTTCAATTGCAAATGGTAACACAAATAACAGCTGCAACTAATTAACCGAGCTTAATAGCTTAATGCTAAACGGCTAACTTTAGCTCtcaacaatacaaataaaatacagcaaacGACCATAATATTCAACGGAACAAAGCACAACTACAGCTCTTAGACATTTAGACAACCGAACTAAATCAACAACAGTATTACTTACATTCAATGGACGCAGACAATAGAAAGAGGTTATGAACGAAGTCAGCCTTGAGAACCGCATCACTCTACTCAGATCCATAAACAAGATGCAACAAATATGAACATGAAGCCACCCAGTGGCTGAAATAAATTACTGCATCTAAAATACTTTGATGAAGAAAACCTAAACTAGagggctgaaaacaaataattaacagTCTTTTGTACAATCATTGTTGTCATGTCTTCAGTGTCCAGAGACCAGCTGTCTTTATGGAGCTACTTTTTcatcttgtttgttgttttgttggagTTTGTTTGGGTGCTGCCCCTCCCTGTTTCTGATCAGCAATGGAGGCAATCACTGCTCAGGAAGATTTTATTCAACtaaactaattacatttattgcTGTGTCACACTGAACGTGACAAAGCAACAAATGTTGATGACAAATGTTGTTGTAAACTGTgattatcatcatcattaatcATCAAATAAGGACATCAGTCATTTATTGGACAAAGATCAGATTCTGGATCAAACTGTGTCAATAGTCGTCTTGTGACTCAGATTGTAAGCTCTATTTAGTTTTAgacaaatatctaaataaagTTGATTCCTTGTTTGAATATAAAATGACTCtgtcttattttgtattttgtttgtgttttattttattgcctgtcagtaacatttccaaatataagAAACTGCTGGTTTTCAGAATAAAGTGAGTAATCAGAGTTTTTGTTGCCTCAggttcagatttgttttctatctGCAGATGTCAGGAGACCTGCGGtcctaaaaacacacaacaaacactGACTTTCCTAGTTCTGTGCTAACTCTCTTCCTCTTTTACTCGGAAGACATGACTGACAAAAGTGTGGTGAAACCTGAAAGATCGCCACCAGATGGCGCCAAATACGTCCGTGTTCCTCAGCAGAAGAAATGCTGAACGTCTgcagttaaagtttttgttttagaaaaaaaagattaaacatcaaaataaaatgtaatttataattATCAAAACCACGTTCtgaacaaagataaaaacataatttttttccaataattttcatttctaaTGGCCACCATGGAACCAACAAGAGCAGTGGTCACATTATTTTGGGTGCAGTCAGGGAAATTGGAGCTGTAGACTCTTAATTTCTCACAATTGGACAATATTGTGGGTTTTCCCCACCAGTAGTTGTTCCCACCATTCAGCAGCATCAGGCTGACAGATAAAAAACTGAAGTGACTTTGAATTGTTGCTttgaactttaatttgttttcatttaatttattgaggTTTTTTTCTTAGGgacttttaattcatttaactTAATTGCAGAATATTATTGTGTTTAAGGTTAAAGTTAATGACAAATGGGTCAGTTGTTCTCATAACTGTTTTTGTTGACTATTGCTCTGTTTAAGTAATACCACTTGATTAAGCCTTTTCTAGCATTTTACAccaaaaaagtaacaaaagaaTGTGTAATTATCAAAACTGCAATTTCCGGATTGTGCTGGGAGTGAAAAAGCTGTATCCGGACATCTCTAATATTTAGCGTATGTTAAAATGGACGGACTGCTCGCTGTGATTCAAGCTCAGGTTTTAATCTGGCCTCTTTCTGCTGACAGTTGTTCATGAGAAGGATGTCAGACTGTTGAACGTCTCAAGACCTCAGGATGAGTTGCGTCTGTGGAGACCTGatttcagagaagaagaaagaaaaaaacaaaaaaagacatttatgttCACTCTGTTTTATATATGCATTAATTTTATACtatatttttattgagtttctttGTGTCTTAACTGTTTgatctgtattatttttaactCTTATTGTTTAGCACTTTGAATAATGTTAtctgttaaataataataacttgcactataaagtttgactttttacatatttaatgtgACAACAGCAGTTTATAGTGTTTAGGACAAATGAACAACTAGAAGATAAACTGAACTGTAGTAGTTCTGAGGAAaatcatgtttcacattttctattaaatttgGCATCAACATCCCAATAAAGACTTGTGATTTGTCAGAGTAATACTCTGACTTAACCACTAGATGTCTCCCTCCAGTTTTACTGTGAGTTGCACAGCAAAACTCCACCAGACAAAATCAAAATATCAGAATATCAGATTCTGTtagaaataatatatattatttacaaaagttaacaaaagaacaaaacatgccTTTTACTATAAATATGGCTTTTTAATAATGACTTAGTTCTAAcaaacaccttttaattcagGCCTGAAAATCTTTACTTAGTAgaaagtattttgtttgttttttgtttttatttttaagttgttaaaaaaaatcctgcattgataagtttttacagtttctatttGAATTATGCAGATATTGAAAATGAATTGcagtttcattttcctttttctgggCAGAGAATCAAAGTGTGAAATAGAGGAACAGCTTCAATCTCTCCAGAAAGGTTTGAGTTGCAACCCAGGGAGCCGCCATGTTGGATTTAGATGTTggctaattgaaaaacctgttttttaaaataagagccATTTGATTTCTGAGATGTTAGTAGGAAGTATAAAGTATAAAGAGAACCATTTTATTCACAGTCTTTAACTTTGCAGCAGCCATTTATTCCTACATTAAACAGCCATTTTAAACCAGGCTCAGTTCAAGctgatgaatttaaaaaaggctCATCGGTTTGGAACTATAATTGTCAAATGGACTAATCTCAACAGAACACTGGCTCAAAATAAGTGACTCTGGGAGCCTGAATAGTTTGATTTACTTCACCATAAATCAACTTTTCTCAGCCTTGGACTTTGGACTCATTGTCCTGCATTTTCTCCCTGCTTCCATGTACCTGACTGAAATGAACAGGTGATTCATTTACCAGGTCCAGGCTATAGAAGCTCAGCTCTAAGCCTCCACTGAGTCCAGAAATATGAgacatttctttctgttctgatcttatagtttgtgtttgtatggtTTGTGTTTCCCCCATGGTGACTCATCACCAATCATGTGGCAAAGCTAATTATGAACACAGTCTTTACGCTGACCAGACCATAATACATATTCATCAACAAAACTTCTCTACCTCCACTCTGTTACGACTCGTCTAGGGGTGGTCAGATCATAACATGAAAGGTCCCTCCTTGTCCCTCCCAAGTAGCCAACACACACAAAGTtaaacatttcttatatttattaaaaaaatatatatatctttgatttaaatatgacaaaaatggaGAGATTTCAGATCAGGATGATGATTCACACATTTTGGTTTGGTTGTTCCAGGTTCTGTAAAGGTATTTCTTCAGCTCCATCTCCTTGGTTACCATTTCCTCTGTGAtctatgaaacacaaaacaatgttttcaataaaatcatCTTCTTCTGATTGTTTGACATCCCAAAGTTACATTATTATTAAGATGGCTTGAATAAAAACTcaattctgtcatttttagtttttcaaaagaaaattatcatcaatcagcaaaaaataaattaaattaaagcagtAAAGTTTTGACtgtttctgaaattatttgtcttttatttatttccagattcttgttgacaaaaataagacaataaagaaaataaagcatattaaaataaaaatgtaaacatagtcatattaaattgaatatgtAATGTATATTCAGATGaggcttgtcagattaaaagaaccttttaaataaaactttcattaaGGTAGAAGAGATGTCTTTCATTAAACtctagtttcttttattttaattggtctgatgtaattataatcttaaacatgttttaattggCTATAAGCTTCTCTgttgaagaaaacacaacaaagaagagaaaatctgagttatgtgtttgcaatttttaatagatttatttatagcattttatgaatgaatgttgttggattttgttttcttgattcttggctgtttttctttagtgttgTCCAGATCCGGGGCCACAGGTTGGTCACCTCTGGTCTAAACCTGCATATCACTGTTCAGGTCAGTGGGAAAGCTGGTGAGCCATGAGTAAACCAGTCAGGTCACCAGTTCATTGCTGCTACATCAAATTATCTAGTCAGTCAGATTCAGTCACCAACAAGGAAGTTCAGTTTCCTGGTTTGATGCTCAGCTGTGATGTTCAGTGACTGCAGTCCTGCTTAGTTTATCAAtgagcaggaaaataaaaaagtaaataattaacatAAGTTAATTATTACATAATTGTTCCATTTCCATACCTTCATCATTTATCACTTGTTCATGTCGAGACTTGTTGTTCCAGCATGGAAAAACTGTACACAACAGAAAGTAAACAACAGTGAATATTTAGCTTAACAATATAAATGAGTGACAATATTTAATTCTCCTTAACAGTTTTtgtctggtaaaaatgtttcatcaacCTGGGCAGGCAGAAAGGctacaataaacaacaaagacctaaaacagaaaaaagttactcataataatttggttttttgtttttcttttcttttcagacaaacaccaacagatattaataaatatgtgaaaactgCATAACTTTTCTTATACATGTTTATCCAGACAGCTCCATGTTTCTGAGTTTTACTTCTCTTCAGCTTCAGATCAGTTTTTGCAAActattaaaaactatattttctaTCAATTGGAAATATGCATTTATGGAGAGAATCATTAATTCACCAAAATCCTGCAAGACAAAGACAATGACTGACTTACTTTGTTCACCTCTGCAGCGACGTACAGCACAGTatatgatgaagatgaggatgatgatgatgatgagtgCTCCAACAACAAGaccaacaacagaaacaacccGACCACCATTACCTCCACCAATAACTTCAGGTTCAGGTCctgtgacaaaaagaaaaacaggtttttaaaattccgtttttgaatattttgaaatcaattttgcatatttttgttttattaatgagaTCAAAGTTGTGAACCAACAGTCACCTCATCATTCAGGGGTCAACATTTACTGcaccacacacccacacacacacgcacccacaaacacccacacacacacacacacacccaccaacacccacacacacacacacacacacccacacacacacacacacacccacacacacccacacacacacacacacacacacccacacacacacacatattcataCACCTATATGCAGATCAATAGGTATTTAGGAGTTATCTGACTTGCCCAagggcacatcaacatgtgatcAGGGGAAACAGGAAGACAACAACTGTATCCACTGAGTCACAGTCGCTGTGCCAGAAACATCTGATTATCAGTTGTTAAGATATTTACCTCCAGAATGTTTGTCtgggttttcattttcttttccatcatcTGTTGAGGAATCACATTAAGTGTTaaagatatcaacattttatctattttatctTCAATGATTCTGAATCAATAAAGCTCACCAACAATCAGAGTAACATGTCTTTCTTCTGAGAGATCAGGCAGACGGCGAACAAAGCAGCTGTAAATCCCTTCATCATTCTTAGTTACGTTGGACAACTTGAGGGAAACgtcaccatgttcaagcattgCATGGTTGAGATAAGTTCGATCTTTGTATCTGTCGTCTTGAGATTCTCGGTCATCAGCTTCATTACGGAACAAGTGAACAGTTTTACTGGAGTCGACCATCCACTCGACTGCAGCGTCTCTCGCGTCAACTGCGGGCTTCACAAGACATGGTAGAACAACGTCGGATCCCACTTGTGCCTTTATTGGCTCTTCAGGACCAACAAGATGATATTTTCCTGGAAAGATAAacaatgcttttaaaatgactgcACTCATGATGATGTTCAGTTTGTTGCTCAACTATTATCCTTTAAATGCTTTCAGTTGTGAAAACTGTTGGGACAACACAGTATTATTGagttctttcaaaataaaagctcacattttttctgtattgtttttttgtttacaaattgatgtctagtcatttttttttcaatctctggaaaagaaaacaagaaaatactcatttaattaaaataaatatcaacattttaccAGAAGAGAAAGTAGCAGCTATCCCATAACAGCTGGTGTTAAACCTGTTATAAAGGACAGGTATTTCCATAATTGCTAAAACCTGGAAAGCAGAGGCCTTATctgatttattgatcagagTTTCTCCAAACCTTCAGTTTTAGTGAAGAGATCAGTTCCAGCAAACTGATCCATGGAAAGATCAGAGACAAATGAATCACACAGTCATTGTGAGGAGCAAAGATCAGCCTTTATGGTCTAATTTAACAAGACGAGTCACTGATCAATTTGCTGATGacaattatattttgaaataataaaaacagatttctaatTCAAAACCTTGAAcctcaaacaataaaaacaaaaatctaaagagGGTCATTAACAAGTTTACATCAGTAAAGGTGTGAAGCTGTGGACAGAGAAAGAGCAGAGCTGTATGGGAGACTGAGGTAAGTTAAGTCACCACTTCCTGCTGGGAAACTAAAAAACGTCTTTGATCATCAAATAGTTAGCAGGAAGGCATCATTTAACAAAGTCTGTGCAGGTAAGAACTTCATGGAAAAACttcttaaaaaatgtgtttcactcCTTAAAAACACGCTGGAATATAATGAAAGGACTGCCCCAAGACCACCACCACCAGTAACAACAACACCCCAAAATCCAAGTGGGCGTTTggtgacaaaaaagaaaaacgggtTTTTAAAATTCcgtttttgaatattttgaattcaattttgcatatttttgttttattaattagaTCAAAGTTGTGAACCAACAGTCACCTCATCATTCAGGGGTCAACATTTActgcaccacacacacacacacacacatattcataCACCTATATGCAGATCAATAGGTATTTAGGAGTTAGCTGTCTTGCCCAagggcacatcaacatgtgaccAGGGGAAACAGGAAGACAACAACTGTATCCACTGAGTCACAGTCGTTGTGCCAGAAACATCTGATTATCAGTTGTTAAGATATTTACCTTCAGAATGTCCTTCagggttttcattttcttctccatCAACTGTTGAGGAATCACATTAAGTGTTaaagatatcaacatttttatctattttatcttaaatgatTCTGATTCAATAAAACTCACCAACAATCAGAGTAACATGTCTCTTTTCTGGCTTATTATGATCAGGCAGACGGTGAACAAAGCAGGTGTAAATCCCTTCATCGTTCTTAGTTACGTTGGACAACTTGAGGGAAACgtcaccatgttcaagcattgCATGGTTGAGATAAGTTCGATCTTTGTATCTGTCGTCTTGAGATTCTCGGTGATCATCTCCACTGCGAAACAAGTGAACAGTTTTACTGGAGTCGAACATCCACTCGACTGTAGCGCCTCTCACGTTAACTGGGGGCTTCACAAGACATGGTAGAACAACGTTGGATCCCACTTGTGCCTTTATTGGCTCTTCAGGAACAGCAAGATGATATTTTCCTGGAAAGATAAacaatgcttttaaaatgactgcACTCATGATGATGTTTAGTTTGTTGCTCAACTATTATCCTTTAAATGCTTTCAGTTGTGAAAACTGTTGGGACAACACAGTATTATTGagttctttcaaaataaaagctcacattttttctgttttgtttttgcttgtttacaAATTGATATCTAGTCATTTTATcaaaatctggaaaagaaaacaagaaaatacttgttcaattaaaataaatatcaacattttaccAGAAGAGAAAGTAGCAGCTATCCCATAACAGCTGGTGTTAAACCTGTTATAAAGGACAGGTATTTCCATAATTGCTAAAACCTGGAAAGCAGAGGCCTTATctgatttattgatcagagTTTCTCCAAACCTTCAGTTTTAGTGAAGAGATCAGTTCCAGCAAACTGATCCATGGAAAGATCAGAGACAAATGAATCACACAGTCATTGTGAGGAGCAAAGATCAGCCTTTATGGTCTAATTTAACAAGACGAGTCACTGATCAATTTGCTGATGacaattatattttgaaataataaaaacagatttctaatTCAAAACCTTGAAcctcaaacaataaaaacaaaaatctaaagagGGTCATTAACAAGTTTACATCAGTAAAGGTGTGAAGCTGTGGACAGAGAAAGAGC includes:
- the LOC116732655 gene encoding myelin-oligodendrocyte glycoprotein-like isoform X1; this encodes MLFIRQEHIMRCFLVLFWLISLLPVSDQGKYHLAVPEEPIKAQVGSNVVLPCLVKPPVNVRGATVEWMFDSSKTVHLFRSGDDHRESQDDRYKDRTYLNHAMLEHGDVSLKLSNVTKNDEGIYTCFVHRLPDHNKPEKRHVTLIVDDGKENENPDKHSGGKYLNN
- the LOC116732655 gene encoding myelin-oligodendrocyte glycoprotein-like isoform X2, with amino-acid sequence MLFIRQEHIMRCFLVLFWLISLLPVSDQGKYHLVGPEEPIKAQVGSDVVLPCLVKPAVDARDAAVEWMVDSSKTVHLFRNEADDRESQDDRYKDRTYLNHAMLEHGDVSLKLSNVTKNDEGIYSCFVRRLPDLSEERHVTLIVDDGKENENPDKHSGGKYLNN